In Seonamhaeicola sp. S2-3, the genomic window GTTTTCATAATTGGTGTTCAGTAATAATAGGAAGCCTTGTGCCGGATGTCTTGTTATATAAGTATCTCCAGATTCACTTACCTGAACATCAATTAAATCGTTTTTTAGTCCGCTTTTTATTTGATCTTCTACGATATTTTTCGGCCATTTTTCATTTCTTATATAATAGGATGCGGTAAAACCACTAGGGTGGTTAACAATATACCTGCAACTGTTATTAAATATATCTTGTTTTACACTGCTTTTGTCATACCTAAGAGCTTCAGCCATTTGTGATGCAGTAAGTTTACAGTCCTCACTTTCTGTATAGAGCTGGGTATAATCACCGGTTTGCTTGAGGTTGATACCTTTTTGTTTAGAAGGTTCTACTGTTTTGGTTTTTGTTTCCTCGGAAGTTGCCTTAACTTCTTTTTTCTCTAAATAGCCACAGGCTGTTAGTAAAACGGCCCATACAATAAGGGTAGATGTGTATGTGGTTTTCATAAAGTGTTTTTAATAGTTATTGGTCCTTACGTACCAAGGTTACAACCGCGCCTGTCATATCATCACGAATAATGAGTTTGTTTTCGGTATGTTCTAAAATGGTTTGGGTGGTGGTTATTTTGGTAGTGCTTACCTCGTCTTGAGCTTCTGCTTTTACGGTCATTATGTTGCCATCCAGTTTGTAACTGCCGCCACTGTTGGTAAGTAAGTTACAGTCGTTGTCATAAAATTGGGTGCGGTAAGTATTGCCGGTATAGATAATGTTAGACTTCATGCCACAATCGTTCAGATTTTCGTAACCGGGTATGCCTTCCAATTTTTTATAATACCAAGTGCCTTCAAGGTTGTTGGCTTCTGATGCGGATTCGTCTTTATTGCTCACTTTTTTTGGTATGCCGAACACGCTTTCTATAACTTGGTCTGTTTTTTCTTCGGCCTTTTGCTCGGTCTTGCGTTCTACAGTGTTTTCCACGCCACGGCTGGCGGCTTCCTTGGCCTTTTTACCTAGTTTTTTAAGAAATTGAGCTTCGGCCTGTTGTACGGGCGCTAAAAAGGCGAGTGCTAGTAAAATGCTTGTTAAAATTTGATGTGTTTTCATGATGTTTGTTTGTAGTCTTGTAGTGTGTTTTACATTACAATTGAATTGTTTTAACTATCCAACTATCCTGATGCTTCTTTTGGTTTCATGGTAAGACCGACTACCAAACGACAAGCCTTACCATACTATACTTTACCCATCTCCAGGGTTTTTGTCTAAAACGTATCTAAACGAGTCTTCTCCTACGTCAAACACAAATTCGTCTTCTGTTAATGTGATGATTATACACATCAAATCTTCACCGTCTTCGGTTATAATAAATTCTGTGTCAGAAAGCAATTCCCAAGAAAGGTTGTTGTTACCTATAAAATTGCAATTAAATTCACCGTCATAACCATAGGCGTCTATTACAAGGCCTTCATTCATAGTAAAATTATAAATACTCTGTTTGTCGCAATCGCCCAAGACAAAATCTCCAAAACTTTCTAGATACCAATCTTCGTCTGTGATTAGCTCTGCTACCATTTCTGAGCCTTCGTCGTCGCTACTGCAG contains:
- a CDS encoding lipocalin family protein, with protein sequence MKNKTLKLLSILFSIMLASSCSSDDEGSEMVAELITDEDWYLESFGDFVLGDCDKQSIYNFTMNEGLVIDAYGYDGEFNCNFIGNNNLSWELLSDTEFIITEDGEDLMCIIITLTEDEFVFDVGEDSFRYVLDKNPGDG
- a CDS encoding lipocalin family protein, translated to MKTHQILTSILLALAFLAPVQQAEAQFLKKLGKKAKEAASRGVENTVERKTEQKAEEKTDQVIESVFGIPKKVSNKDESASEANNLEGTWYYKKLEGIPGYENLNDCGMKSNIIYTGNTYRTQFYDNDCNLLTNSGGSYKLDGNIMTVKAEAQDEVSTTKITTTQTILEHTENKLIIRDDMTGAVVTLVRKDQ